ACGACCCTGCCCGCTGGGCTTTGCGGTTGCTGAGCGTGGTGCTGGGGGAGAACATGAGTTCCCGCCTGTTTCAAAAACTCCGCGAGGACTCGGGCATGGCCTACTCGATTCAAAGCTCGGTAAGTTTCTTCGCCGATACCGGCGACCTGGTGATTGCCGGCGGTTTGGACGCGGAAAAACTTGGCCCGGCCCTGGAGGTGATTTGGAAGGAATTGGAGGATTTGGCGACCCACGCCTTGCGGGCGGCAGAACTGCGGCGCGCCCGTGATTATCTGCTGGGGCAAATTGACTTGAGCCTGGAAAATACGGAAAGCCAGATGATGAATTTGGGCGAGCAATGCCTGGGGCTTGATGGGTTTATGAAGCCAGACGAGGTCAAAGCCGCGTTGAGCCGCGTAACCGCCGCCGAAATGCGCGCCGTGGCCGCGCGATTTTTCCGTCCCGACCGGTGCAGTCTGGCGGTCATCAGTTCCGATAAATCGCTGGGCCGCCTGGCCTTGCGAGAGCTGCCCGGCAATCCGCAATTGGTGCAAAGCCTCAGCGCGTGAGCGTACTCGTTGCAGAATTGCCCGGCTTTCCCGACACGGAGAGTCTGACGGTCCGCCTGTCGGGTGGGGAGGGCAGTTTGTTTTTGGAAAGCACCCTCACCGGCCCCAGCGGTGCGCGTTATTCTTTTTATGCCTGCCGGCCCATGGCGGTGCTGCGCAGTTGGGGCCATCGGTGCCAAATCGTCACGGGCCATCGGGTCACGGAAGTTTTCGGCAATCCCTGGCAGGTGCTGGCAGCATTATTGGAGCGATTCGAGTTGTGTGACCAACCGGATTGTCCCTTCCCCTTGGGGGCGGCGATGGGTTACTGGGGTTACGAATTAAAACATTTTGTGGAGCCGTGCCTGGGCCGCGAGGCCATGGATGACCTGGGTCTGCCGGAATGCTGGGTGGGATTTTACCCCAGCTTGCTGGTGGCCGACCAAGCCACGCAACGCGCATGGATAGTGGCCACGGGTCTACGCGCCGATGGCACTCAGGAGGCCAGCGAAGCCCGCCGCCAGCGAGATGAATGGCTGGCCATGCTTAATGCTCCCCCCCTGTCTCCTACACCTCGGGCGAAGGTGATTGAGGGACACAGCAGGGATTATGACCAAGCTGCGGTGGCAGCTTCCATGCCTCGGAGCAACATGTCGAGGGAGCAATTTTTGTGCGCGGTCGAGCGGGCCCAAAGGTATATTCGCCAAGGTCAAATTTATCAGGTCAACCTGTCGCATCGCTTGCGGGCGCCCTGGCCTTACCCTGCCTTCCAATTTTATCAGCACCTGCAGGAGACCTCCCCTGCCCCGTTTGCAGCATGGCTGAATGCGGGGGAATTCCAGGTGGCTTCCTCTTCGCCAGAGCAGTTTTTACGCATCAGCGGACGTCATATCACCACCCGCCCCATTAAAGGGACCCGGCCGCGCGGGGCTGACGCCACCCGCGATGCGCAACTGGCTTATGAGTTACAAACCAATCCCAAGGAATTGGCTGAACTGGTAATGATTACGGATTTGCTGCGCAATGACCTTGGCCGGGTTTGTGAATATGGCAGCGTACAAGTTCCCGACCTCGCCCGCCTGGAGCGTTTTGCGCATGTGCAACACCTGGTGGCCACGGTGACGGGAGAATTGCGGCCGGAAATGACCCATGCAGGAGCGCTCGCGGCTTGTTTCCCCGGCGGCAGCATTACGGGCGCCCCTAAAATCCGCGCCATGCAAATCATTGATGAAATGGAGCCAGTGGTACGGGGGGTATATACCGGTTGTTTGGGGTACCTGGGTTTCAATCGCGAAAGCCAGCTTAGCATCGCCATTCGCACAGCGGTCTGCCACGCAGGAGAAGTTTTCTTTGCCGTGGGCGCGGGCATCGTGGCCGATTCCGTGCCAGAAGCCGAATATGCCGAAACCCTGCATAAGGCAGCCGGCTTTTGCGCCGCCCTATCCAGGCCGGTCACCCAGACGATGCCGACGGCTTGCCCAATGCCTTTGGGGAGCGGTAGGGAATGAGTTGCTCTGCGGGTGCTGTGCCGCCCCGGTTTTGGGGAGGACGAGTCTTATCAGGTATTAGTAAGGACCTGAAGAAATACAGGTGAGGAGGCATTGATGCCCAACGAACGAGCTGGCATTCGTGCTTGCCAGCACGGCCTGCAATTTTTACCGTAGGCGCCCATTATTTGGGTCGGGGCATGTCGCCGGTGGTTCAAAAGTTCGTCATCTCCGCGTGCGTCATCGTGTTATCCACGGTGGCAGGCTATTTATGTCGCCGCCGGGGCTGGCTGGCGGAAACCGCCAGTGAGCGGATTATGACATGGGTGGCGGTGTTTGGTTATTCCAGCGTGGGTTTTCTGACGGTATGGGGCACAGCCTTGAAACCTGCGGACGCCATTTTGCCGCTGTGGGCCGTATTGCACATGCTGGTCATGACTTTTTTAAGTCTCGGCCTCTCACGATGGTTTGCCCAAAATCGGGCGGAGCGCGGATTGTTTGCGCTGATTGCCGG
This is a stretch of genomic DNA from Fontisphaera persica. It encodes these proteins:
- the pabB gene encoding aminodeoxychorismate synthase component I — its product is MSVLVAELPGFPDTESLTVRLSGGEGSLFLESTLTGPSGARYSFYACRPMAVLRSWGHRCQIVTGHRVTEVFGNPWQVLAALLERFELCDQPDCPFPLGAAMGYWGYELKHFVEPCLGREAMDDLGLPECWVGFYPSLLVADQATQRAWIVATGLRADGTQEASEARRQRDEWLAMLNAPPLSPTPRAKVIEGHSRDYDQAAVAASMPRSNMSREQFLCAVERAQRYIRQGQIYQVNLSHRLRAPWPYPAFQFYQHLQETSPAPFAAWLNAGEFQVASSSPEQFLRISGRHITTRPIKGTRPRGADATRDAQLAYELQTNPKELAELVMITDLLRNDLGRVCEYGSVQVPDLARLERFAHVQHLVATVTGELRPEMTHAGALAACFPGGSITGAPKIRAMQIIDEMEPVVRGVYTGCLGYLGFNRESQLSIAIRTAVCHAGEVFFAVGAGIVADSVPEAEYAETLHKAAGFCAALSRPVTQTMPTACPMPLGSGRE